In a single window of the Myxococcus fulvus genome:
- a CDS encoding serine hydrolase domain-containing protein, whose product MKLLHACVLGLFVTSGCATTSASRQVPSLPDTAALDAEVARAMAATGAKGLAIAVIDDGRVVATRAYGARNAQGEPLQTDTVMYGASITKTVFAYTVMQLVDEKKLELDTPISRYLDKPLPEYPDEDRYSTWSHLADDARWTRITPRHPLTHSVGFANFGFLEPDQRLRFHFDPGSRYAYSGDGLILLQFVLERGMGLDLGAEMQKRVFDRFGMVNTSMVWRPDFAKNLADGWTMEGAVEPHDERGTVRAAGSMDTTIDDLARFAAALVRGEGLSPQSFAELTSPQLAITTKSQFPSLQAELPVEQRRKDLAAGLGVVVFEGPQGRGFYKGGHNDSTGNTLVCLPGSRRCVLILANDVRAENAFPQLVRFVLGETGVPFDWEYGDRVFWDGR is encoded by the coding sequence ATGAAACTGCTGCATGCGTGTGTCCTGGGTCTGTTCGTCACCAGTGGCTGTGCCACGACGTCCGCTTCGCGTCAGGTGCCTTCTCTTCCCGACACGGCCGCGCTGGATGCCGAGGTCGCTCGCGCCATGGCGGCGACGGGCGCCAAGGGTCTGGCCATCGCGGTGATTGATGACGGGCGCGTGGTGGCGACGCGGGCCTACGGCGCTCGCAACGCCCAGGGCGAGCCGCTCCAGACGGACACGGTGATGTATGGCGCCTCCATCACCAAGACGGTGTTCGCCTATACGGTGATGCAGCTCGTCGACGAGAAGAAGCTCGAGCTCGACACCCCCATCTCGCGCTACCTCGACAAGCCGCTCCCCGAGTACCCGGACGAGGACCGCTACTCGACGTGGTCGCACCTGGCCGATGACGCGCGCTGGACGCGAATCACACCGCGCCATCCGCTCACCCACAGCGTCGGCTTCGCCAACTTCGGCTTCCTCGAGCCCGACCAGCGGCTGCGCTTCCACTTCGACCCGGGCAGCCGGTATGCGTACTCGGGGGATGGGCTCATCCTGTTGCAGTTCGTGCTGGAGCGGGGGATGGGGCTGGACCTGGGCGCGGAGATGCAGAAGCGCGTGTTCGACCGCTTCGGCATGGTCAACACCAGCATGGTGTGGCGGCCTGACTTCGCGAAGAACCTGGCGGATGGCTGGACGATGGAGGGCGCGGTGGAGCCGCATGACGAGCGCGGCACCGTGCGCGCCGCGGGCTCCATGGACACGACCATCGATGACCTGGCGCGCTTCGCCGCCGCCCTGGTGCGCGGTGAGGGCTTGTCGCCACAGTCCTTCGCCGAGCTGACCTCGCCGCAGCTCGCCATCACCACGAAGAGCCAGTTCCCTTCACTCCAGGCCGAGCTGCCCGTGGAGCAGCGCCGCAAGGACCTGGCCGCGGGCCTGGGCGTGGTGGTCTTCGAGGGGCCGCAGGGGCGCGGCTTCTACAAGGGCGGGCACAATGACAGCACCGGCAACACGCTCGTGTGTCTGCCCGGCTCGCGCCGCTGTGTGCTGATTCTCGCCAACGACGTGCGCGCCGAGAACGCCTTCCCCCAGCTGGTGCGCTTCGTGCTCGGTGAGACAGGCGTGCCCTTCGATTGGGAGTACGGCGACCGGGTCTTCTGGGACGGACGCTGA
- a CDS encoding M3 family metallopeptidase: MWHDARAFVLESRRNLPLKRLTALTLSAALAAAGCTHGTAATEPTTPPEQATAPAAPAPEKTPAPLPAPRTSDVLAGTAEAFTAACTADLERAQAQITALKQLDARKDAQAVLAAYDEATGSLIAAANRSSLAREVHPLPAFRDAARECEQRVDALNVEISQNRGVYDALSAVDLSQADGPTKYWMERTLLDFRRAGVDRDDATRAKVKSLNEELLKLGQQFGKNIAEGVRQVSLTPKELAGLPEDYVKSHPAGKDGKVVITTNYPDYFPFMTYAKDGKAREKLWRTYRQRAFPANQEVLQQLIAKRHELATLLGYESWAAYTTETKMTRTQKAASEFIDRLADATQARAKQEFADLLARKKKDVPSAKTLEPWDQDYYEDRLRAERFGFDSQQVRPYLEYSRVKAGVMDITSRIWGITYQRAADAKVWHSEVEAYDVLDNGTLLGRIYLDMHPRDDKYKHAAQFDLAQGQAGKRLPEGTLVCNFARPGELMTHDEVETFFHEFGHLLHAVFSGKQQWSGISGIRTEWDFVETPSMLLQQWAGNPEVLKEFAKHHQTDAAIPAEMVEKLRASKEFGKGLWARRQLFLSAVSLDYYSRKPGFDTTAALVEQQTKLSPFKHEHRPGTHFELAFGHLDGYSAAYYTYLWSSVIAKDLETEFQKKGYLDRETAMKYRRTVLEPGGAKPAAELVKDFLGRDYGFEAYRAYVDAGK; encoded by the coding sequence ATGTGGCATGACGCTCGGGCGTTTGTGTTGGAATCCCGGAGGAATCTGCCCTTGAAGAGACTGACTGCGCTCACCCTGTCGGCGGCCCTGGCGGCGGCCGGCTGCACGCATGGCACCGCGGCCACCGAGCCGACCACCCCGCCCGAGCAGGCCACCGCGCCCGCCGCGCCCGCTCCGGAGAAGACCCCGGCGCCGCTGCCCGCGCCCCGGACGTCGGACGTGCTCGCCGGCACCGCCGAGGCCTTCACCGCCGCCTGCACCGCCGACCTCGAGCGGGCCCAGGCGCAAATCACCGCGCTCAAGCAACTGGACGCGCGCAAGGACGCCCAGGCCGTGCTCGCCGCGTATGACGAGGCGACGGGCTCGCTCATCGCCGCCGCGAACCGCTCCAGCCTCGCGCGCGAGGTCCACCCGCTGCCGGCCTTCCGCGACGCCGCCCGCGAGTGCGAGCAGCGCGTGGACGCCCTCAACGTGGAGATCTCCCAGAACCGCGGCGTCTATGACGCGCTGTCCGCGGTGGACCTGTCCCAGGCGGACGGGCCCACGAAGTACTGGATGGAGCGCACGCTGCTCGACTTCCGCCGCGCCGGCGTGGACCGCGATGACGCCACGCGCGCGAAGGTGAAGTCGCTCAACGAGGAGCTGCTCAAGCTGGGCCAGCAGTTCGGCAAGAACATCGCCGAGGGCGTGCGCCAGGTGTCCCTCACGCCCAAGGAGCTGGCCGGGCTGCCCGAGGACTACGTGAAGTCCCACCCGGCCGGGAAGGACGGAAAGGTGGTCATCACGACCAACTACCCCGACTACTTCCCGTTCATGACGTACGCGAAGGACGGCAAGGCGCGCGAGAAGCTCTGGCGCACCTACCGCCAGCGCGCCTTCCCGGCGAACCAGGAGGTGCTCCAGCAGCTCATCGCCAAGCGCCACGAGCTGGCCACGCTCCTGGGCTACGAGTCCTGGGCCGCGTACACCACCGAGACCAAGATGACCCGCACGCAGAAGGCCGCGTCGGAGTTCATCGACCGGTTGGCGGACGCCACCCAGGCGCGCGCGAAGCAGGAGTTCGCGGACCTGCTGGCGCGCAAGAAGAAGGACGTCCCGAGCGCCAAGACGCTCGAGCCCTGGGACCAGGACTACTACGAGGACCGGCTGCGCGCGGAGCGCTTCGGGTTCGACTCGCAGCAGGTGCGCCCGTATCTGGAGTACAGCCGGGTGAAGGCCGGCGTCATGGACATCACCTCGCGCATCTGGGGCATCACCTACCAGCGCGCGGCGGACGCCAAGGTGTGGCACTCCGAGGTGGAGGCCTACGACGTGCTCGACAACGGCACGCTCCTGGGCCGCATCTACCTGGACATGCACCCGCGTGACGACAAGTACAAGCACGCGGCCCAGTTCGACCTGGCGCAGGGTCAGGCCGGCAAGCGGCTCCCCGAGGGCACCCTGGTGTGCAACTTCGCGCGCCCCGGCGAGCTGATGACGCACGATGAAGTGGAGACGTTCTTCCACGAGTTCGGCCACCTGCTGCACGCGGTGTTCTCCGGCAAGCAGCAGTGGAGCGGCATCTCCGGCATCCGCACCGAGTGGGACTTCGTCGAGACGCCGTCGATGCTCCTCCAGCAGTGGGCGGGCAACCCGGAGGTCCTCAAGGAGTTCGCCAAGCACCACCAGACGGACGCGGCGATTCCGGCGGAGATGGTCGAGAAGCTCCGCGCGTCGAAGGAGTTCGGCAAGGGCCTGTGGGCGCGGCGGCAGTTGTTCCTGTCCGCGGTGAGCCTGGACTACTACTCGCGCAAGCCGGGCTTCGACACCACCGCGGCGCTGGTGGAGCAGCAGACGAAGCTCAGCCCGTTCAAGCACGAGCACCGCCCGGGCACGCACTTCGAGCTCGCGTTCGGCCACCTGGATGGGTACTCGGCCGCGTACTACACGTACCTGTGGTCCTCCGTCATCGCGAAGGACCTGGAGACGGAGTTCCAGAAGAAGGGCTACCTGGACCGCGAGACGGCGATGAAGTACCGCCGCACCGTGCTGGAGCCCGGCGGCGCCAAGCCCGCCGCCGAGCTGGTGAAGGACTTCCTCGGCCGTGACTACGGCTTCGAGGCGTACCGCGCCTACGTCGACGCCGGGAAGTAA
- a CDS encoding CheR family methyltransferase produces the protein MRDDDCVELMRWAGPRLRLRLEGFRRVRGQVCKRIGRRLAALGLTSVAEYRARLESDAAEWAVLDGLCRVTVSRFYRDAEVFDVLRDTLLPALLGSTSVLRVWSAGCASGEEPYTVSLLFQLGLSPRFPEARLELLATEADKALLARASRGCYPRGSLRELPRAWAAEAFPGTEAEACLAPAFREGLTFVQQDLRTQMPEGPFHLVLCRNVAFTYFAPVLQQEVLAGLVARLAPGGLLVTGVEESLPEDGVALERVAGSLPIFRRVEQ, from the coding sequence GTGAGGGACGACGACTGCGTCGAGCTGATGCGCTGGGCGGGCCCACGTCTTCGCCTACGGCTCGAAGGTTTCCGTCGGGTGCGAGGGCAGGTGTGCAAGCGCATCGGCCGTAGGCTCGCGGCGCTGGGGCTCACGAGCGTGGCCGAATACCGCGCCCGGCTGGAGTCCGACGCGGCCGAGTGGGCCGTGTTGGACGGGCTCTGCCGCGTCACCGTCTCGCGCTTCTACCGCGACGCCGAGGTCTTCGATGTGTTGCGGGACACGCTCCTCCCCGCGCTGCTTGGGTCCACTTCCGTGCTGCGCGTGTGGAGCGCGGGCTGTGCTTCGGGGGAGGAGCCCTACACGGTGAGCCTGCTCTTCCAGCTCGGGCTGTCGCCGCGCTTTCCGGAGGCGCGGTTGGAGTTGCTCGCCACGGAGGCCGACAAGGCGCTGCTCGCGCGTGCGAGTCGGGGTTGTTATCCGCGCGGCTCACTCCGGGAGCTGCCGCGCGCGTGGGCCGCGGAGGCGTTCCCGGGCACCGAGGCGGAGGCCTGTCTCGCCCCCGCGTTCCGCGAGGGGCTCACCTTCGTCCAGCAGGACTTGCGAACCCAAATGCCGGAGGGTCCCTTTCACCTCGTCCTGTGTCGCAACGTGGCCTTCACCTACTTCGCGCCGGTGCTTCAGCAGGAGGTGCTCGCGGGACTCGTGGCGAGGCTCGCGCCGGGAGGACTGCTCGTCACGGGCGTGGAGGAGTCGCTCCCCGAGGACGGCGTGGCGCTGGAGCGGGTTGCGGGCTCACTGCCCATCTTCCGTCGTGTTGAACAGTGA
- a CDS encoding S1 family peptidase, protein MTRGVWLLLFAMGLACTPASEDAATWGGGVSRIVDGTPAPEDVATVALLARRTRCSEPSPLLLCSGVLIAPDVVLTATHCLDLFGPEGAHEVFLGSELMPRPSEEGRFVRVAHAVIHPRYEPKTHAYDVALLRLATPVDVTPAQLPSGDVVPMPDAPVRAVGYGDTKDVDEPAGQRRQGAMRVTDVEPASFRAGPAPGMSCVGDSGGPVFARDDTGRDVLVGITVSGDVACREEAVNVRVDALMVDFIEPFLALPAPAQGTTLSPESLCQEDCVNDAQCPSGLTCVVTEGTGGRCLLPALREGNFGASCTENGACGAGGLCARLEPGGTDACRCFTPCTPPPPDPEPESPREPSGGGCSTTSGLAIFGVLLLAEFGRSCWRP, encoded by the coding sequence ATGACGCGCGGCGTGTGGCTCCTCCTGTTCGCGATGGGGCTTGCGTGTACTCCTGCCTCGGAGGATGCGGCGACGTGGGGCGGCGGGGTGTCACGAATCGTGGATGGGACGCCTGCCCCAGAGGATGTGGCCACGGTGGCGCTGCTCGCGCGGCGTACGCGGTGCAGTGAGCCGTCGCCGTTGTTGCTGTGCTCGGGTGTTCTCATCGCGCCGGACGTCGTGCTGACTGCGACGCACTGCCTGGACCTCTTCGGGCCCGAGGGTGCGCACGAGGTCTTCCTGGGCTCGGAGTTGATGCCGAGGCCGAGTGAGGAGGGGCGCTTCGTGCGGGTGGCTCACGCGGTCATCCATCCGCGCTACGAGCCGAAGACCCATGCGTACGATGTGGCGCTGCTGCGGCTCGCGACCCCGGTGGATGTGACTCCCGCGCAGCTGCCTTCGGGTGACGTGGTCCCGATGCCCGATGCGCCGGTGCGCGCGGTGGGCTATGGCGACACGAAGGATGTGGATGAGCCCGCGGGTCAACGACGCCAGGGGGCCATGCGGGTGACGGACGTCGAGCCTGCGTCCTTCCGGGCGGGACCGGCACCTGGCATGAGCTGCGTGGGAGACAGTGGCGGGCCGGTGTTCGCCCGTGACGACACGGGGCGAGACGTGCTCGTGGGCATCACGGTGAGCGGTGACGTCGCCTGTCGGGAGGAGGCGGTCAACGTGCGAGTGGACGCGTTGATGGTCGACTTCATCGAGCCTTTCCTCGCGCTGCCAGCGCCCGCGCAGGGCACGACGCTCTCTCCCGAGTCCCTGTGCCAGGAGGACTGCGTGAACGACGCTCAATGCCCTTCCGGGCTCACGTGCGTCGTCACGGAGGGGACAGGAGGCCGGTGCCTGCTGCCTGCGCTTCGCGAGGGCAACTTCGGAGCCTCCTGCACCGAGAACGGGGCATGTGGAGCGGGTGGGCTGTGTGCGCGGCTGGAGCCGGGAGGAACCGACGCCTGCCGCTGCTTCACGCCCTGCACTCCGCCACCTCCGGACCCTGAACCTGAGTCACCGCGAGAGCCGTCGGGAGGAGGCTGTTCGACCACTTCCGGGCTCGCGATTTTCGGGGTCCTGCTGCTCGCTGAGTTCGGGCGGAGTTGCTGGCGGCCTTGA
- a CDS encoding DNA gyrase subunit B — protein MRRAIRRRPGLYVGDTGPFGRSSLVDLLLTLGFVAASDGGAREISVSLRADGSCRFCVGLWPWKLQGGTSVVQLETWLTPQAGPLSAGLWQSPFVDLGMLCALSSPLDVVAWTEEDTWCRRYREGLAGQDHSDDTAPRTSKSGLCITFTPDASLFEPPPCFDVPRLRERIEALSAFHPGVTWALRDEATGTEARFLREEGLADLCRDLAPSPLGSQNPLCFQAKVGKLSLQLALVWTEGPGRGVVAWANLFARNDTGPHRVGFRQGMREAISARLARRGAAARARRFDATALFEHLTAVLHIQVEKTDWYLMTRERLASEQVQSTVTRLVAQWVEQALAEDPKLEAFVLKLAGLLPR, from the coding sequence TTGCGGCGAGCCATCCGCCGACGGCCTGGATTGTACGTCGGCGACACCGGGCCATTTGGCCGGAGCTCGCTCGTCGATCTCCTCCTGACGCTGGGGTTCGTCGCGGCCAGTGATGGCGGTGCGCGAGAGATCTCCGTCTCGCTGCGCGCGGACGGTTCCTGCCGCTTCTGCGTCGGCCTCTGGCCGTGGAAGCTTCAGGGTGGCACCTCGGTTGTTCAACTCGAGACGTGGCTCACCCCCCAGGCGGGTCCTCTGTCCGCGGGGCTCTGGCAGTCCCCCTTCGTGGACCTGGGGATGCTCTGTGCGCTCTCCTCCCCGCTGGACGTCGTCGCCTGGACCGAGGAAGACACCTGGTGTCGCCGTTACCGCGAAGGGCTCGCCGGGCAGGATCACTCGGATGACACTGCTCCACGAACCTCGAAGTCCGGGCTGTGCATCACCTTCACGCCGGATGCCTCCCTGTTCGAACCGCCTCCTTGCTTCGACGTGCCACGCCTGCGTGAGCGCATCGAGGCGCTGTCCGCGTTTCATCCCGGCGTCACCTGGGCGCTGCGGGACGAGGCCACTGGCACCGAGGCCCGGTTCCTCCGAGAGGAGGGGCTCGCGGATTTGTGTCGAGACCTCGCTCCGTCTCCGCTCGGCTCCCAGAACCCTCTGTGCTTCCAGGCGAAGGTGGGGAAGCTCTCCCTCCAACTCGCGCTCGTCTGGACGGAGGGCCCTGGTCGGGGAGTGGTGGCGTGGGCGAACCTCTTCGCACGCAACGATACCGGGCCTCATCGCGTCGGGTTCCGTCAGGGGATGCGTGAGGCCATCTCAGCACGCCTGGCGCGACGAGGTGCCGCGGCGCGCGCCCGGCGCTTCGACGCCACGGCCTTGTTCGAACACCTCACCGCCGTGCTCCACATCCAGGTGGAAAAGACGGACTGGTACCTGATGACCCGAGAGCGGCTCGCCAGCGAACAGGTCCAGTCCACCGTCACAAGGCTCGTCGCTCAGTGGGTGGAGCAGGCGCTCGCCGAGGACCCGAAGCTGGAAGCGTTCGTCTTGAAGCTCGCGGGGCTTCTGCCCCGCTGA
- a CDS encoding DUF1361 domain-containing protein, whose protein sequence is MSSAMSLFSVSRHHGLLPATLCSVLAVALLALRLDWSERASFAFLTWNLFLAWVPYVLALLARVLMVRGHGKGWVLAPLALGWLALFPNAPYLLTDFIHLRQRPVVPLWFDAGLLALFAATGWMLGLLSLEVWKQWLEERRGRTVAWAFVGVTSLLCGYGIYLGRVERWNSWDVLADPWRLFASITAHLKDPWAFPYLPHLTVFFALVLPVSYVAFEALVLRLRRQRVTP, encoded by the coding sequence ATGTCCTCGGCCATGTCCCTGTTCTCCGTGTCGCGTCACCACGGCCTTCTGCCCGCCACGCTGTGCAGCGTCCTCGCGGTGGCCTTGCTGGCCCTCCGCCTCGACTGGAGCGAGCGCGCCAGCTTCGCCTTCCTCACCTGGAACCTGTTCCTCGCCTGGGTCCCCTATGTCCTGGCCCTGCTCGCGCGGGTGCTCATGGTGCGGGGCCACGGCAAGGGCTGGGTGCTGGCGCCGCTGGCGCTGGGGTGGCTCGCGCTGTTCCCCAACGCGCCCTACCTCCTCACCGACTTCATCCACCTGCGCCAGCGGCCCGTCGTCCCGCTCTGGTTCGACGCGGGCCTGCTGGCCCTGTTCGCCGCCACCGGGTGGATGCTGGGCCTCTTGTCCCTGGAGGTCTGGAAGCAGTGGCTGGAGGAGCGCCGCGGCCGCACCGTGGCGTGGGCCTTCGTCGGCGTCACCTCGCTCTTGTGTGGCTACGGCATCTACCTGGGCCGCGTGGAGCGCTGGAACAGCTGGGACGTGCTCGCGGACCCCTGGCGCCTGTTCGCGTCCATCACCGCCCACCTGAAGGACCCCTGGGCCTTCCCGTACCTGCCCCACCTCACCGTCTTCTTCGCCCTGGTGTTGCCCGTGTCCTACGTCGCCTTCGAGGCGCTCGTCCTGAGACTGCGCCGCCAGCGCGTCACGCCCTGA